One genomic window of Gossypium hirsutum isolate 1008001.06 chromosome D11, Gossypium_hirsutum_v2.1, whole genome shotgun sequence includes the following:
- the LOC107911065 gene encoding AAA-ATPase At1g43910: MLKELPSLSTILSAYASISAMAMLIRTILNEMLPERMTNYIFSMIYDFTSAYFSSDFTFIIEDRWHAGDNQLFRAAEIYFPTIIGPSSDSLLVGFDKSSDPTAPPKPSIPVDCRFKDDFDGIRLEWTLSSIEPKKYYVPTKRFFSLTCNKRDRERVEQRYFPYINRTAQEILNKSDSLSIYTYDKKCSMWEPTAFKHPSTFETLAMEPQLKEFIMKDLDSFMEREEFFENVGRAWKRGYLFYGPPGTGKSSLVAAIANYMRSNVYDLQFQGVRNDYDLSRILTSTTNRSILLIEDIDCITTASHDRTKVIEKREVEEDEDENKRPFSINYGIIHSFLSLSWFD; the protein is encoded by the coding sequence ATGTTGAAAGAGTTACCTTCTTTGTCTACTATTCTCTCCGCTTATGCTTCTATTTCAGCCATGGCTATGTTAATCCGAACCATCTTAAATGAAATGCTCCCTGAAAGAATGACAAACTACATCTTCTCTATGATTTACGACTTCACTTCTGCTTACTTCTCATCCGACTTCACCTTCATAATCGAAGACCGATGGCACGCTGGCGATAACCAATTGTTTCGAGCTGCGGAGATCTACTTTCCCACCATAATTGGACCCTCCAGCGATAGCCTTCTCGTAGGTTTCGATAAGTCCAGTGATCCCACCGCACCACCAAAACCTAGCATCCCTGTTGATTGCAGGTTCAAGGATGATTTTGATGGCATACGCTTGGAATGGACTTTATCTTCTATTGAACCCAAAAAGTATTACGTCCCTACTAAGAGATTCTTCAGCTTGACCTGCAACAAAAGGGATAGAGAAAGAGTTGAGCAAAGGTACTTTCCTTATATTAACAGAACTGCACAAGAAATTCTGAACAAGAGTGACAGCCTCAGCATTTACACTTATGATAAAAAATGTTCTATGTGGGAGCCGACTGCTTTCAAGCACCCTTCAACATTTGAGACCCTGGCAATGGAGCCCCAGCTTAAGGAATTTATAATGAAGGATCTTGATTCATTCATGGAACGCGAGGAGTTCTTCGAGAACGTTGGCAGGGCTTGGAAACGAGGGTACCTTTTTTATGGTCCACCCGGAACAGGAAAATCATCATTGGTTGCTGCAATTGCGAATTACATGAGATCCAATGTATATGATCTTCAGTTTCAAGGCGTTAGAAACGATTACGATCTCAGCCGCATACTCACATCCACCACAAACCGCTCCATTCTTCTCATTGAAGACATAGATTGCATCACAACAGCATCACATGATCGAACCAAGGTCATAGAAAAACGTGAAgtagaagaagatgaagatgagaACAAACGTCCCTTCTCTATCAACTATGGGATAATTCATTCGTTTCTCTCCTTATCTTGGTTTGATTGA